The sequence below is a genomic window from Armatimonadota bacterium.
ATTTCTATGGTTGGCTGGTTTTATCGGTAATGGGGATAACAAGTACTGTAGGTCAGCTGTCGATGACTTATGCTCTTCGATGGTCACGCGCTGGTGAGGCGGGAATAATCCAAATGACAACCGTTATTTATTCGTCCATAGCAGGTATTCTCTGGCTGGGCGATCCTTTTAATTGGATGATTTTACTCGGCGCAATTATAGTCCTTGGTAGTGCAGGGTATATTTCTTTAGTTCAAAACTTGCAAGTAGCAGAGAAATAGGCGAACCCCAAAAGACTGATTATTGTTTAAGCGATTCGATATACTTCTCCGCCGATACAGCCGCTATTGCACCATCAGCGGCGGCGGTGATCAACTGGCGTAGGGACTTTCTTCGGCAATCGCCAGCCGCGAAGACACCGGGAACGTTAGTCTGCATTTCCTCGTTAGTCAATATGTATCCTTGTTCGTCAGTTACCACAGTCCCATGAACAAACTCCGTGTTCGGGTCCGTGCCGACAAGCACAAATACTCCCTCCACTGGCAGGGTTTCTCGTTTGCCGGTCGCTACATTTTCAATTACTAATCCCTCGACTTTTTCTTTGCCGAGAATTTCGACGGCGATGGTGTTCCATTTGACTGTGATTTTTGGGTTTTTTAAAACGCGTTCCTGAAGAATCTTGCAAGCTCGCAGAGTATCCCTGCGGTGGATGATAGCAATCTTGCTAGCAAATCTGCTAAGGAATACCGCGTCTTGAACTGCGGAATCACCACCACCAACCACCGCAATCTCTTTTCCCTTGAAGAAAATGCCGTCGCATGTGGCGCAATATGAGACTCCTTTGCCAGTAAGCCGATCTTCGTTTGGAATTCCTAGTCGACGTGGTGTTGCACCTGATGCAATAATAATGGTCTTGGTATGGTAATCGCCGGTTGATGAATGGACTACCTTGTCACGTCTCGAAAGGTCTAACAATTGGACCTCGCTTGAGATTATTTCGAGTCCCAGCAAGCGAGCTTGTTCTTCCATTCGTGATGTAATTTCAAGGCCAGAGGTTCCTCCAGGGAAGCCGGGGTAGTTTTCTATGTGGTCGATGAGAACCATTTGTCCGCCTGGTAAGTATTTCTCAAGCAGTACGGTCTTGAGGCGCGACCGCATTGCATAAATACCTGCCGAAAGCCCGGCGGGGCCACCCCCAATTATAACAACGTCGTATAAATCCAAGTTTTTCATCTTTGTTAGCTTATTCTACCATACTATACTATTAGCCTGGTACAGCCAAAGTCAAATACCAAATAAAGAAAAAAACTTCAAACAGGAATAATTGATGTTCGGTTTTCATTCAAGGAAGAGGCAGTTAGCATTTGGATTAAGCTCTCAGGTAACCCTTGAAAAACTGACTCCTTAAGCACATGAATGTTTTATATGAAAATAAGTTAGGAAAAAGTTTTTAGAAGGAATATGTGGGTAAAAACAAAACATATAAAATTAATTAATGCAGCAGGGTGTCAGATAATGGTTTCCGGCGTGTTCCAAGGCAAAATTTGGGATGTTCTAATAATAGGTGCAGGGCCGGCAGGCTTATCAGCGGCAGTAAATGCAAAAGCAAGAAATTTAAAAGGAATTGTGTTTGACTTCCGCGAACCTGCAAGTAAGCCGAAAATCTACCCTGAGGTAACGAATTACTTGGGACTGCCCAAAGTTACTGGCGCTGAATTAGCTTGTCATTTTATGCGGCACTTCTCGAACACAGGTTTCTTATATAAGAAACAACGTGCGCTCAACGTTGTGCAAGATGGTAACCATGATTTCATGGTTACCACTGACAGCGAAGTTTACCGAAGCTGGACGGTTATTATTACCACAGGCGTGGCCCAATCGCGGGTATTGCCGGGTGAGGAACAGTATCTTGGTAAAGGAGTTTCCTACTGCGTTACTTGCGATGGTGCTTTGTTCCGCGGCAAGGACGTGGTTGTTGTGGGTTATATACCAGAGGGAGAGGAGGAAGCGAATTCGCTGGCAGGATTTGCTCGGCGCGTGACGTATGTCGCAACATACGAAAATGTGAAAATGCTCGACAAGTCGGTTGAGATTATTCACTCGAACCCTGTAGCAATAATTGGAGATGCGCGTGCTCGCGCCATAAAAACACAGATTGGCGAAGTACATGCCGATGGTATATTTATCATACGCGAAGCCGTTCCGGTGACAACATTACTTCCGGGACTTGAAGTGGCCGACGGCTTTATAAAGGTAGATAGACAGATGGCGACAAACATCCCTGGTGTCTTCGCAGCTGGTGATTGCACAGGTGGGCCGTTCCAAATTGCAAAAGCTGTTGGTGAAGGACAGGTGGCTGCATTGAGTGCCGCAAGGTATGTGTATAAACTAAGAGAAAAGGAGATGTCTGAAAATGAGGCAATTGATTCCCGAGCAAGATAAAGAGTTTCTCAAGGCAAAGTTTGCAGATGAATTGGAGAATGAGGTAACAGTTGTTGCGTTTACTGAAAAGGCTGAGAATTTGGAGCTACCCGGCCTGGAATGCGAGTTCTGCAAGGAAACAGCTCAGCTAATTGACGAAGTGGCTGAGCTTTCAGATTTAATTAAGGTTGAGCACAGGGAGTACACGCCATCCGATGAAATGGTGGCTAAGCTTGGAATTGACAAGCTTCCGGCGATTATACTAATGGGTGACAATATTAAGGGCATTCGATACTTTGGTATTCCAGGTGGGTTTGAATTCAGCTCATTAATCGAGGACATTGTGGATGTTTCAAAAAACGTCACCGATTTATCAAATGAAGCCAAGGAAAAAGTCCGAGGTATCGACCAGGATGTTCACATACAAGTGTTTGTCACACCAACTTGTCCTTACTGTCCGTCTGCTGTTCGGATTGCTCACCAAATGGCGATTGAGAACCCAGAGCATATAATGGCAGATGCAATCGAGGCAACCGAATTTCCGCATCTAGTCAGCAAGTATGACATCAGCGCAGTACCGACAGTGGTGATTAACGACAAAGTTCAATTTGAAGGTGCATTGCCCGATTACGAGTTCGCAGAGAAAATTGCCGAGGCTCTAAGCGCTTAAAACAGATACGGGATGGGGAGTTAGAACCCCCATCCCGTAAATTTTTCTAGTTCCGTTATATATCACTTAACAAGGTCGCGGATAGCCTGAACAAAAGGTTTTCGGAAAATTTGCTTTGAGATTTCCTCCAAAAGTTTTATTGCCATTTCTCTTCTTGAAATTGCTGGAGTGTACATAAAAGCATCGGTCTTCTTGTTGCCAAACCGTGCCTGGACTAAAAAACCTTTTCGCGCTAGCTTAGACATCGTGAGCATGATAGTTGAATAAGATAGTTCTCGTCTAGGATACATTATTTTAAAAACTTTTGATGCTGTAATTGGTGGTTCCAAGTCCCACACAATGTCGAGAATTTGAGCCTCTAACTCACCCAGTGATTGGCCGTCTAGACCTTTGCGAATGCCCACGTAGTCCTTTATTCCAGTACTGCTGTTCAATTAGTCACTCCTTTCTAAAATTAAAATTATATCTTACAACGTGTTATATGATAGATGGTTATGCTGAATGCTGTCAAGAGGCATGAGGAAGAATTAGAAATTTCTTTTTTGTTGCTGTTTAAATTAACTAGGCAATTGATTTTAGGTGGTTGATAGCTTCTTCAATTGTTTCGGCTCTAATTATAAGTTCATCCAAGCGAAGGAGTTTAAATGCTCGGTCAACGGGTTCAGTTAGGCTAACTAGAACAATATCGCCACCTTTTTCGGTTGCTCTATTTTTCGTATCAAGGAGAATTCTGAATCCTGCGCTGTCAATATAAACCATATTTCTTAAATCGAAAATAATTTTGTTTCGCCCGGTTTCGAGGAGGTTATCGGCGGCCTCCTTTAATTTTTTGCTAGTAATTAAGTCGCATTCACCCTTGGCTTCAATTATGGGAATATCGTCAATATAGTGAATATCTACATCTAGTTTTGAAACATGCCAAGTTTCTGCCACCGTTCTCGCCTCCTCTTTGGAGTATATATACCCATCTTGCAGCAAAATTTCTCAGCAATTGGTAGAAAAGCTGGAAGGTTTCTCAGGGAACAGCCTTGCGTAAGCCCTATAGAAGGAATTAGGATGCATTGATGGTATTCCATAATTGGTAGGGGTTTCATAATGATAATAGGCATTGGTACCGATATAATTGAAGTAAATAGAATCAAGGACTGCCTCGCTCAGCATCCAAAATTTACAGAGCGGGTGTTTACCGATGCCGAGAGGGCTTATTGTTTGTCCCATGCTGACTGGGCAGAGCGGTTGGCTGGGAGATTTGCCGCAAAAGAAGCTATCGCTAAAGCGCTTGGCACACGATTGAGGTGGCGTGACGTCGAGGTGCTTCCTGATGCTACTGGGAAACCGGTTGTGCACCTGCGAAATAAGGCGGCAGAAGCCCTGGGCAAAGGCAAGGTGCTTGTGAGCATATCCCACTGCCGTACTAATGCAGTGGCGTATGCAATCGTTGTGTCGGATTGAGGGGTATAAAGCTTTAGTGTATAATTGCGCTGTAGGTGGTCAGCTTGAAGGTAGCGACAGCCAAACAAATGCATGACTTCGATAGGCGTGCGGCTGAGGAATTCGGCATCCCGAGTATTGTGTTGATGGAGAACGCCGGGCGGCATGTATTCGAGTCAGCTTGCGACATCCTCGGCCGCGTTTTTGGCAAACGAGTAATCGTTGTCGCTGGCAGCGGTAACAATGGCGGTGATGGGTTTGTTGCCGCCCGCCATCTTCGCGATGCCGGCGCCCAGGTTATCGTTCTTCTCCTTGCCCATTCAGAAAAAATTAAGGGTGATGCGAAGACCAACTTTGAAATACTCCGCAATACAGGCGCAGATATTCGGCAAATCTCTGAGGCCTCGGCGGTCGTGTCGCTGTTAGCCCAAGCCGATTTAATTATTGATGCGATATTTGGCACTGGTATCAAGGGAGAGGTTACAGGCGTTACCAAAGAGATAATTAAAGCAATCAACGATTCCGGACGGCCTGTTATAGCAGTGGATATCCCATCCGGGGTCGATGCCGACACTGGGCGAGTATTGGGTATCTGCGCGAAGGCTGATGTTACGGTGACTTTTGCTCTACCTAAACTTGGAATTGTTATTTACCCTGGAGCTGAGTATGCAGGCCGTCTGGTTGTTGGGGACATTGGCATTCCAAAACAACTCTACGATGAGGTATGTATTGAGCTAACCGATGCCCAAGATATTGCCGCAAAACTTCCAGCTAGACCCCCAAATGCGCATAAGGGAACTTTTGGAACAGTCGTTGTTATAGCTGGTTCGGCAGGGTTGACCGGTGCGGCAGCGATGGCTGGTGAATCAGCTCTGCGTGTGGGCGCAGGTCTTGCAGTCGTTGGCGTTCCAAAAAGCTTGCAGGATGTTATGGCTGTTAAACTTACCGAAGTTATGACCAGCGGACTGCCCGAAACCCTTGAGAGGTCAATCAGCACTCAAGCTTTGGATGCGGCGCTTGAGCTTGCAGACAAAGCTACTGCCGTGGTGCTTGGCTGCGGATTAGGTACCCACCCGGAAACTTGCAAATTTGTCCACGCCTTTGTAAAAGCCCTCAAAAAACGCGCGGTGATTGACGCGGATGGGCTAAATGCGCTTTCCAAGAATACCAGCGTTCTTGAGAGCAGCCACGCCGAGTTTATTCTTACCCCACACCCTGGTGAGATGGCGCGACTGCTTGGAACTGATATTGCAAGCATTCAGTCTGACAGGGTAGGAGCGGCGCAAACGGCGGCGCAGCACTTTCAAAGCATAGTTGTTCTTAAAGGTGCTAGAACGGTAATTGCGCATCCCGATGGCAGAGTGCTTATTAATCCCACAGGTACATCCGGACTTGCGACGGGTGGAACAGGAGACGTACTCGCCGGCGCAATCGGGGGGCTACTAGCCCAAGGAATAAGTCCATGGGATGCGGCAGCGTGCGGCGTATATGTTCATGGTAGGGCGGGCGAGATCGCCGAGCGAGATGTTGGGTCACCTGGAATGCTTGCAGGCGATGTTATTCGCGCATTGCCTGCCTCGTTGAGGGAGCTTTATGCTCTCAAGTAAGCAAAGGGGGTGTTGACTTGCGTGCTATCATAATCTTAGTACTAATTTTCTCTGTTTCTGCTGCCTTTGCCGTGACGGCGCCGATAACTGTTCCCTCTGCAGGTGAATACTACTACTGGTTTTCCTATACCGATGCAAAGGGTAATGTAATCCAGACAACGCCGAGAAGCTTTAAAGATAAAAGGGCGACAGCTGAACTGCCGCTTGTAAAGGATGCCGTTCCAAAGTGCAAGCTTTATGTGCTAGATGGCAAGTCTGGCAATGAGGCAGTAATTGAAATCGAGCCTAAAAAAGACGAGCTATTGAAGTTTGACCTCAAACCGGGCGACTTTAACAAGGTGCGGCGTGTCGAAATAAGCGTTTTGGGTGCAGAAACAGGCAGGCCTGCTGCTGCTTGTATCGTAAAGCTGGAGGATAGCGAGAAGAAAATACAAGTTCAGACTCTTGATCCAATGGCCGAAGGGGTAGCCACATTTCTTGATGTTGCCTCAGGCACTGCAAGAGTTACCGTTAAATATGGCGAAGACCGCATGTCAAGCCAGGATATTGATATTCCGTTAGACCGCGAGGAACTCACAGCTCGTATAAGTGTCCCAGTGGTTGGCGACATTGACACCATTCAGTCGGCTGAGCCAACGAAGGAGGCAGAGAATGGCAAAGAAGCAGCAGGGGATGCTCCACAGCGTGTTGGAAACCGATTGGATTGGCTTACCGGATTCATTGGCTTGGTGCTATTTGGAGTGATTGTTTATAGTGCATATGTGCTAATGCGTAATCGAGGTGCACGTTTCCAAGAAATTCTTCGTAAGATGGGTGTGGAAATTCAACCAGACCAGGTCTCGGCAAGCACTAGTCAAACTCAATCGCAGGCATCGCCAGTTGACCCAACGGTGTGTCCGTTTTGCGGTGGAAAGAAGGACCCAACTACTGGAGCATGTGCCTGCACTGTCGGCGCGCCCGGCATAGCGGCAGTGCAAGATGCTGGCTCAGGCCCCAGGTTGATTGCTACTCAAGGTCCATATGTTGGAAGCATTTATCAGATTTTGACCAATGAAGTTACAATCGGGCGTGACGAAGGCAACAGCATTGCTTTTGCGCAGGACCCTACAACCTCACGCAGACATGCAAAAATTACAAGCGAAGGTGATACGTATAAGATTATTGACCTAGGTTCATCGAACGGGACATTTGTGAATGGAATCAAAGTAACCGAGCGTATACTGAGCGCCGGTGATGAGATTCAGATTGGAAGCAATAAGCTAAGATTTGAGACGTAATTTATGTCGCTTAATTCAAAAGTTATATTAAGTTTCCTAGCGTCTACGTTTGGTGCGCTTTTAGCATGGGTTATTGTTGACTTCAACCCATGGTATCGGCTTCAGCCCGGCCCGACCGTTGGCACGTTTATGAAGCAAATTTCCGAACAATGGTTTGTTGGAGCTATTTTTGGAACAATGGTTGGGCTTGCAATAGGCTATGTCAACGGTTTGTGGGCAGGAAGCTGGCCGCAGATGAAAAGGAACCTCGGCTGGGGGGCGGTTGTCGGCTTCTGCGGTGGTATATTAGGCCTTGTTTTTGGACAACTCTTTTTTGGAAGCCTTTATGTAGACCCGCTTTCTGTGCCGCCGCTTTCTGTTATGCGGCCTTTCTATTTCGTTTGGGGTATTATCGTACGTGCGATAGGTTGGGCCTTGATTGGTTTGTTTATCGGAGTTGTTCAGGGGTTGCCTTCTGGTTCGAAACGGGCGGCACGCCACGGTGCAGTCGGAGGCTTGCTTGGTGGTTTTGTCGGTGGCACGCTATTTGAAATTGTTCCATGGATTTTGCCACCCGGAACGAAAAATCCGGGCGTTGTGAGCAGAGCCATCAGCATGACGGTTACCGGCGCATCTATTGGCTTTTTTATAGGACTAGTTGAAACTCTTCTTAAACAAGCGTGGATTCGCGTAGTTCAAGGTAGAAATGAAGGCAAAGAGTTCGTTATTTCAAAACCTCGGACAACTATCGGACGAGACGAGCTTGCGGATATTGCATTGTTCGGCGATAGGAATATTGCTCCTTTGCATGCGGTAATCGATGTCCAGCAGGGAAGGCACATCCTGCATGATGCAGGAAGCTCAATTGGTACGCTAGTCAATGGGCAAAAAGTCACTCAAAGTGTGCTCAAAGATGGGGATATTATTGAAATTGGTTCGATGCGCCTAGAATTTCACGAAAAGGCTACTGCATCTAAGATTCCAAGGCAAGTTGATGTTCCGGAAAGTCCTCCTTCCAGGCCGATTCCGCAGGCGCCAGGCGTATGTCCGTTCTGCGGAGGCAGGAAGGATCCAAACACAGGATTATGCGATTGTTCAATTGGGGCTTCACCTACTTCTCAGACAATTTCAGCTCCAATGGGTACTGTCCCGAGACTGGTTGGAATTAGTGGTCCATATGCTGGGCAGTCGTTCATATTGGCTTTGGATACACCTACAACTATTGGGCGCGAGCCTGGGCGCAGCATTCAACTTCCAATGGACACAACTGTCTCGCGCAAACACGCACGAATAGTAAACGAAAGCGGTACTTTCGTCGTATATGACGAAGGGAGCTCAAATGGCACAGTTGTAAACGGTATGCGAGTTAACCGTCAGGAGTTAGCGCCGGGAGATATGATAGCATTTGGGGCCTCGCAATTCAGGTTTGAGCAATGAGTGAAAAGGAATATGCTGATTACTCAGAAATTGCTGGCTATTTTGACGTCGGCAGGAGGCTTCCCGAAGAGGCAATCGCACAATGGGTAAATTTAATTCGGAGGCGAGGCCGTCTTGAAAAGGATTCATTGTGTTTGGATTTGGGATGCGGCACGGGGCGGTTCGCTATTCCGATTAGAGAGATTACAGGTGCATATGTGATAGGCGCCGACCTTTCAGCCGAAATGCTAAAGCATGCGGCCAGCAAGCCTGGTGCTGAAAAAGTAATGTGGGTTAGGTGTGATGCTGAGCTTACGGCTTTTCGGAATGGAATCTTCCAATGCGTGTTCATGTCGCTTTTACTGCACCACGTTAATGATATGAGACGGGTGCTTTCGGAGTGCCGGCGATTGCTAAAACCCGGCGGAGTCTGTCTTATTCGCACGACTGCCCATGAGCAGATGGATACCATGCCGGTCTATCGTTTCTTTCCGAAGGCATATGAGATTGATCGTAGACGCCTGCCTTCAGTTGACATTATAGAAGAAGAGCTTCGCCGTGTGGGCTTCCAGAAGGTTTGGCATGAGACCGTCACCCAAGAGCTGGTTTCAAGCGTTGAAGCATATCTCGACAAAGTGCGAAATAAAAACATCTCTGCTTTGACGCTTATAAGTGAGAAAGATTTTGCCGAAGGTCTTGCGCGAATGGAAGCGCATTTCAGGGAGGTTGGTCCCGAGATTAGCCTTGCCGAGGTTCGAACAGAGGAGCTGACATTAATAGGGGCTGAATGATTGTAAGGTGGGTTTTTCTAATTCTCCACAACCCATTTTCTGGAGGTAGGTAATCATATGGAACAAACAAGGATTATCCCGCCTGGTGGCGATGACGGACCCGACGTACGAACAAGGGCTCTTGATGCCGCGATGGAAAAAACTGCAATGGCTGGCGTACTTAGGGCGCTTGACATTGAATGTTTTCCCGGCAACCGATATGCCTTAAGTACTGAACCATCAAGGGAGCATGTTCTGATACAGCTAAAGTCAGCGCCTGGCGTGATGGGTCGACGCTTGCCGCTAAACATAGCGCTTGTGATTGATAGGAGTGGCTCTATGGAGGGCGAGCCCCTTGATTATGTAAAGCGGGCTTGTGGATATGTTGTTGACCTCCTTGAGCCAACTGACATACTCTCGATTGTTACCTTTGCTGAGCAGGTTGATGTTATCATGCCTGCTCGCCGAGTTATAAATAAGACGCTTTTAAAGGAGCATATAAATCGCATTGAAGTTGGCAATACTACCAACCTATATGATGGAATCGTTGTCGGGGCTAATCAGGTTATATCGGCATATTCTGAGGGGTACCTGAACCGTGTGTTACTGCTTACCGATGGCGAGCCAACCGCTGGCATAAAGGATTTTGCCTCAATAGTGGGCCAGGTTGCCGAACAGAAGAGTAGGGGTATTACAGTAACTGCTCTAGGTTTTGGCCCCGAATATAACGAAGAGTTGATGGCAGGAATTGCGCGGCAAAGTGGTGGAAACTACTACTACATCTCTCGTCCCGAACTAATTCCAGAAATCTTCCGCCGCGAGTTGGAAAGCTTAATGACAATCACAGCGCGCGATATACGCCTGCGTCTTGGTTTGTCGCGTTGGGTGCAACTTCGCCAAATATATGGCAAACAGCCGTCGTATGGCGAACGCTACGCTGAGGTCAACTTAGTGGACATAGAGCGAGGAAGTGCAATCTCAGTCCTCTGCGAACTTGAGTTTGCGCCGCGACCGGCTGGTATCTACAGGGTTATGAAGGCTGAGGTCTTTTATAATGATGCCGTGAGCAATCGAAATGAGGTCTTGTCTGCTGATATTGAGTTTGAATTTACACCAGAAAAAACGCTGATTCCGACAGGGGTCAACCCTATTGTCAAACAAGAGCTTGAGGTGGCGCTTGCTTCAAGGAACCTGGAAAAGACAGTCATGGGAATGAAAACTCAACAACTCTCAGCGATGGCGGCAACCGCGGAGCTTGAGCGGACAATGAACATTCTGCTTGACCAAGGTCGTGTGCAAGAGGCAGAGGAAGTAAAGAAAGCAATTGACTCTGTTAAGCGCGGCGGACCAGACGCAGAGAAGACCCTAGTTGGCACTATTTATAACCTGGATCAGGGAAAAAAGAAATAGCTCAATACCACCGAATTAATTAATTCGGTAATTAGCCAAGCAAGATTATCTTGAAGGGGAGATTTTCATGGAAATAGACCAGCCACAAACTGAAAAAACAATGGTTGCGCAGCCTGCTCCAGGGGAAGCTACTATAATCGGCACGCCGATAAAATGTCCTGTGTGCGGTATGGAAAACAACCCAAGCGAGAAGTATTGTGGTGACTGTGGGTTTTTGCTTTCGATGGTTCCTGCCGATGCTACGCCAATCAAGGACTTGTCTGCTTTTCCTAAAATTGTAGATAAGGTGAAGGGACGCGAATTTTTCCTCCACTCCGGTGAAAATACCGTCGGACGTGAGGCTGCGGATATTCTTCTCGAAGATCCAACCGTTTCCAGGCGTCATGCCATAATCACATTTGACGAATCAGGTTGTTGGGTGGAGGATATTGGAAGCACAAATGGCACATTCGTGAATGGACGGAAGGCAGAAAAAGGCGAGAAAATTCAAATTGGTGATGGTGCGGAAATTAAATTCGGAGGTTCAGTGCTAATCTTAAATCTCCCTCAAGTTGCCCCAGGAGTTGCGGAAGAAGCTTCTCCCTTGGGGGAGGGAGCGACAGCCGAAGCAGAAACCGAGCAGGTTGAAGAAGCTCAAACTCAGTTGGAAAAGGCTGATGAAATCGCTTCTGAGCAGGAGAAATCTGTGGCGCGTCTTGTCGTTGTTTCCGATCCCACTAAGGTTTTTGAAATAAAGCCTGGCGTAAATGACATTGGCCGCCGATCAAGCGCAGCTGTTCCTGTTACATTTGATGGATATGTATCCAGCATTCATGCGGACCTTATTGCAGAGGGCGAAGGGTTTTTTATAACAGATATGGGCAGTACTAATGGCACGTTTGTGAATGGAGTAAGAATTTCACCTGGCATGCGCAGTGTGCTTTCAAACGGCGATGAAATAACCATAGGAATGACTACATTGCGCTTTGAAATCTTTTCAGCAGAAGGAGAGCCAGCAAGCTCTGATACTCAGCCGAAATTGCCCGAAGGTAATGAATGACGATGGAACAGACGGAGATTACTGCAAGAATTGATACCGGAGATTTAATACAAGGTTGGGCTAATAAGAAAGGTTTAAGACCAGGTGTGATAGTTAGCACACGACTTGGGGCAAAAACCGATCTTGGGTTAGTTCGCGAGAATAACGAAGACAAATTCGAATTCTTCGAACCTGAGGAGCCTGAGCTTCTTGCGGCAAAGGGACTGTTCTATGCGGTGGCGGATGGCATGGGTGGCCATGCATCTGGCCAAATCGCTAGTGAACTTGCCCTTAAGATGATAATCAGGAACTACTATACTGATTTTTCTGAAGATATAGAGCAGAGCTTGGAGGCGGCATTTAAAGCGGCAAATGCATACATCTACGATGTTGGTCAAAGCATTCCTGAGCGGTCTGGGATGGGGACAACATGCACAGCGGCGGTGATTTGTGAAGATAAACTTCACATTGCACATGTTGGCGATAGCCGCGCATACATGATTCGAAGCGGCAAGATTCGCCAGCTTACGCAAGATCATTCTTGGGTTGCGGAGCAAGTACAGCGTGGAGCAATGACAGAAGAAGAAGCGATGATGTCGCCATTTAGAAATGTCATCACTAGATCGCTTGGGGTGACTCCTGATGTCGAGGTAGATTTTTACCAGGAAGAGCTTAAAAGAGGCGATGTCATCCTTATGTGTTCTGATGGTCTTTCCGGGTATGTTTCGGATGCCGAGATATTAGAGATAGTTTCAGAAGCAAGCCCTGCGCTGGCGGCGCTGAAGTTAATAGACCGTGCAAATGGACATGGCGGTGGTGATAACATTACCGCGCTAATTGTAAGCATCAAAAGCATAGACAGATGTGGTAGCAAGCGTAAAATCAGGAGATTATTTGATAGGTAGAGATCTCTGCTTTCGATACCCAAAGAAGAAGGCTATTATGGGAATAAAAAATCTCACAATTCGGTCTTCTGCTAGGGTAAAAGGAAGCATGGATGGTATTCACTTGTGGCTACGAATACACTTGAGCATTACCAAATTGTTCGCGAGATTGGAAGAAGCAATGATATAGTCTACGAGGCGATAGATACGAGAATCAACCGCCGCGTAGCGCTGAAGGAACTTGTCATACCTCCAAACCTCACAGGCCAGCAGAGAAGAGAACGAATAGAGCGGTTTTACCGCGAAGCACGCGCCGCAGGGTCGCTTACACATCCAAATATCGTAACTATCTACGAGGCTGGTGAAGACCAGGGCAGGCATTTTATTGCCATGGAATATCTGGAGGGTCAGTCCCTGCGCAACATCCTCGAAATCGAAGGCCAAATTTCTGTTGACCGCACCGTTGAAATAATCTCTCAGGTTTGTGATGGCCTTGCTTTTGCTCATTCGAAGCGAGTTATCCATCGCGATATAAAACCCGACAATATACATGTTCTTCCTTCCGGCTTGGTCAAAATAACTGACTTCGGAATTGCTCGCCTAATGGAGGAGCCGTCATTAACTGCTAACGGCCAGGTTTTCGGTACGCCTAGCTATATGTCACCTGAGCAGATAGCTGGAAAGCAATTAGACCAT
It includes:
- the trxB gene encoding thioredoxin-disulfide reductase — protein: MKNLDLYDVVIIGGGPAGLSAGIYAMRSRLKTVLLEKYLPGGQMVLIDHIENYPGFPGGTSGLEITSRMEEQARLLGLEIISSEVQLLDLSRRDKVVHSSTGDYHTKTIIIASGATPRRLGIPNEDRLTGKGVSYCATCDGIFFKGKEIAVVGGGDSAVQDAVFLSRFASKIAIIHRRDTLRACKILQERVLKNPKITVKWNTIAVEILGKEKVEGLVIENVATGKRETLPVEGVFVLVGTDPNTEFVHGTVVTDEQGYILTNEEMQTNVPGVFAAGDCRRKSLRQLITAAADGAIAAVSAEKYIESLKQ
- a CDS encoding NAD(P)/FAD-dependent oxidoreductase, which produces MVSGVFQGKIWDVLIIGAGPAGLSAAVNAKARNLKGIVFDFREPASKPKIYPEVTNYLGLPKVTGAELACHFMRHFSNTGFLYKKQRALNVVQDGNHDFMVTTDSEVYRSWTVIITTGVAQSRVLPGEEQYLGKGVSYCVTCDGALFRGKDVVVVGYIPEGEEEANSLAGFARRVTYVATYENVKMLDKSVEIIHSNPVAIIGDARARAIKTQIGEVHADGIFIIREAVPVTTLLPGLEVADGFIKVDRQMATNIPGVFAAGDCTGGPFQIAKAVGEGQVAALSAARYVYKLREKEMSENEAIDSRAR
- a CDS encoding thioredoxin family protein, which produces MRQLIPEQDKEFLKAKFADELENEVTVVAFTEKAENLELPGLECEFCKETAQLIDEVAELSDLIKVEHREYTPSDEMVAKLGIDKLPAIILMGDNIKGIRYFGIPGGFEFSSLIEDIVDVSKNVTDLSNEAKEKVRGIDQDVHIQVFVTPTCPYCPSAVRIAHQMAIENPEHIMADAIEATEFPHLVSKYDISAVPTVVINDKVQFEGALPDYEFAEKIAEALSA
- a CDS encoding BlaI/MecI/CopY family transcriptional regulator, whose amino-acid sequence is MNSSTGIKDYVGIRKGLDGQSLGELEAQILDIVWDLEPPITASKVFKIMYPRRELSYSTIMLTMSKLARKGFLVQARFGNKKTDAFMYTPAISRREMAIKLLEEISKQIFRKPFVQAIRDLVK
- a CDS encoding STAS domain-containing protein; amino-acid sequence: MAETWHVSKLDVDIHYIDDIPIIEAKGECDLITSKKLKEAADNLLETGRNKIIFDLRNMVYIDSAGFRILLDTKNRATEKGGDIVLVSLTEPVDRAFKLLRLDELIIRAETIEEAINHLKSIA
- the acpS gene encoding holo-ACP synthase codes for the protein MIIGIGTDIIEVNRIKDCLAQHPKFTERVFTDAERAYCLSHADWAERLAGRFAAKEAIAKALGTRLRWRDVEVLPDATGKPVVHLRNKAAEALGKGKVLVSISHCRTNAVAYAIVVSD
- a CDS encoding NAD(P)H-hydrate dehydratase; this translates as MKVATAKQMHDFDRRAAEEFGIPSIVLMENAGRHVFESACDILGRVFGKRVIVVAGSGNNGGDGFVAARHLRDAGAQVIVLLLAHSEKIKGDAKTNFEILRNTGADIRQISEASAVVSLLAQADLIIDAIFGTGIKGEVTGVTKEIIKAINDSGRPVIAVDIPSGVDADTGRVLGICAKADVTVTFALPKLGIVIYPGAEYAGRLVVGDIGIPKQLYDEVCIELTDAQDIAAKLPARPPNAHKGTFGTVVVIAGSAGLTGAAAMAGESALRVGAGLAVVGVPKSLQDVMAVKLTEVMTSGLPETLERSISTQALDAALELADKATAVVLGCGLGTHPETCKFVHAFVKALKKRAVIDADGLNALSKNTSVLESSHAEFILTPHPGEMARLLGTDIASIQSDRVGAAQTAAQHFQSIVVLKGARTVIAHPDGRVLINPTGTSGLATGGTGDVLAGAIGGLLAQGISPWDAAACGVYVHGRAGEIAERDVGSPGMLAGDVIRALPASLRELYALK